The bacterium DNA window TTGCCTGGAACTAGTGCGGATTATCACACGCGATTTTCCGCACGTCACATTGGACACGGTAACGAACGGCCTGATGTGGAATGGCGAGTGGGAAGATGCCTTTCTATCGCAAGGCAAGGTCCTCTGTCTGACAGATTTCGACCGCAGTTACGCCGTCCGCCACCGTGTCGCGCCCGTGCGTTCGTGGCAGGAAATGGCTCGCCCAACAGGTGCTTGCCCTGTCGGATTCGATGCCATGATCGTCGGTTATCGCGGTATCGTGCGCCCCTGCTGCAAGAGCTGGTATCCCTTTGGTGATCTTATGAAGAGTAGTCTGCGTGAAGTCTGGAGCAGCCGCGCCGCCGCACTATTCCGCGGTCGAATGTTGCGTAACGACTTTCGTGATTGTGCCACGTCGTGCGACTTGAACGCCAACCCGGTCAACGAGAAGAGATCGCTGGCCCGGCGCGGCTACTGGCTGCTGCGCCGCGAGCCGGACCTCGCCTTGGCAAAGGTAAAGCGCAAGTTTGGCCTGAGCAATGCCCAAGTTGATTTGCCGGTCCTGAACCGGTCTTCATAACCGAAGAATGAACGAACATCTTCCGCCCTTAGCCGAACGCATGCGACCGTCCAATCTGGGCGGATATGTCGGGCAAGAACACCTGCTCGGCCCCGATGCGTTGCTGACGCGGTTGATTGCGAGCGGTTCGATTCCCAGTCTAATCCTCTGGGGTGAACCGGGTACGGGCAAGACAACGCTGGCGCGGATTCTGGCCACAACGCTCGACTATATCTTTGTCCCAATCTCGGCCGTGGCGACCGGTGTTCCCGAGCTTCGGAAGCAGCTTGAGGCGGCCAGCCTGCGCCGCAAGGCCGGACAGCGGACCTTGCTGTTTGTGGATGAAATCCACCGTTGGTCAAAGTCTCAGCAGGACGCCTTGCTGCATGCGGTCGAGGACGGCACGGTGACGCTGCTGGGCGCGACGACGGAGAATCCCTCGTTTGAGGTCATTTCACCCCTGCTCTCGCGGGCGCGGGTGCTGCGGCTTGAGTCGTTAGGCGCCGACCAGCTTCGGGACCTCCTGCGACGGGCGTTGGCCACGGATTCCGAGCTGCTGAGTCAGCGGGTGACGGTTGCCGATGACGCCGTAGATGCCCTGTTGACCCTCTCGGGTGGCGATGCCCGGGCCCTCTATAATGCCCTCGAACTGGCCGCCCAGATTGCCCCTGTCCGGGATGGCGGCCGGGTAATTGACCGAGCGCTGGTCGAAACAGCGGTGCTGCGCCGACTTCCCCGCTATGACAAGGCCGGGGATCAGCACTACGACACAATCTCGGCCTTTATCAAGTCTGTCCGGGCCAGCGACCCGGATGCGGCGCTTTATTATCTGGCGCGGATGCTGGCGGCGGGCGAGGACCCGTTGTTTATCGCGCGAAGATTGATTATCTTAGCGAGCGAGGACATTGGGAATGCCAATCCTAACGGGTTGGTGCTGGCAGCCTCTTGCTATTCGGCGGTGCATGCCATTGGGATGCCCGAAGCGCGGATCGTCCTGTCCCAATGCACGACCTATCTCGCCTGTTCGCCGAAGTCCAATGCGGCCTACGTGGCGATTGACAAGGCGCTGGAAGTGGTGCGCGCGGAACAGGCGCCGGCGGCGGTGCCGATGCATCTGCGTAATCCGGTTACCGGACTCATGAAGCGGGAGGGCTACGGTCAAGGCTACGTTTACCCTCATGATCAACCCGGTCATTTTGTCGAGATTGAGAATTTGCCGGCGGAGCATCGCGGCACACAGTTTTACGAACCTTCGAATCAAGGGCGGGAAGCCGAGCTCGGAGACCGGCTGACGCGCTGGTGGTCGAAGCGGCGTAAGCCTTAGGGTACATGGACGCACACGAGATCCTCTCACAGTTTGAGTTTTATCAAAACGCCCACGACACGCTGCAAGCGGAGATTCTCTCGCATGCGCGGGTTGTGACGTTGGATGGCGGCACGGAGGTCTACCGGGAAGGCGAGGTCTGTGAGCGGGTGGCGTTTGTGGGGGATGGCAGCATTCGCGTCTTCAAACGGCACGACACGGGTCGGGAAATCACGCTCTACCATGTGCGGCAGTCTGAGAGCTGCATCCTGACGGCCTCGTGCGTACTGACGGGCAAACGCTATCCGGCGACGGCCATCGTTGAGTCGGAGCACGCCGTTGAAGCGGCCCTGTTGCCGCCCCAGCACTTTCATCGCTGGGTGCATGGCGAACCGGTGGTTCGGGACTACGTATTTGGGCTGATGAGCCAGCGCATCGCGGACATGATGGCGCTGATCGAAGAGATAACGTTTGGCAAGATGGACGAGCGCATTGCGCACTTTCTGCTCGACAAGTTCACGGGCGAAGGGACGTATCTGCGCAGTATCCACGTCACGCACGAGCAGATTGCCGATGAACTGGGCACGGCGCGTGAAGTGGTCAGCAGATTACTGAAAGAGTTTGAACGGGCGGGCGCGCTGGAGCTGGGCCGCGGGCGCGTGCGCATGGTGAACGAGCGGCTCTTGAGAGCGTTTGCGGGAGAGTTGTTGTAATGTTTCTGCATCCATGTAGACAACTCAAAGGAGAAGCCGATGGAACGGCTCAACATTCTCTCGCAGTTCGAGGTCTTCACTACCGCACCTCGTGACTTGCGGGAGGCCATGCTCGAGCACGGGCAAGTGATGCGGTTGGAGAGCGGAGCGCGGGTTTTTAACGAAGGGGACGCCTGTCAGGTGGTGCCCTTCATCGGGTCGGGCGGCGTGCGGGTGTTTAAGCACAATGGTGCCCGCCGCGAAGTCACCCTCTATCACGTCGGCGCCGGTCAAAGCTGCGTGATGACGATGTCGTGTACGGTGAACGGCTGTTCCTATCCCGCAAGTGCGGATGTCTTGCCGACGGGGCCGCTGGAATTTGTCGGTTACCCGCCGCAGCGAATGCTCGGTTGGATTGATAAATTCCCCGAGATGCGGTCGCACTATCAGCAGATGATGCATCAGCGGATGGTGCATCTGTTCGGATTGATCGAGGACCTGACGTTCACGCGGATGGATCGGCGCATTGCGTCGTTCCTGCTGCAGCGCTTTGCGGGCGGCGGCGTGTTCACACCGAGTCTGAATATCACTCACGAGCAGATTGCCGATGAATTGGGCTCGGCGCGCGAGGTGGTCAGTCGGCTGCTGAAGGAGTTTGAGCGGTCGGGCGCCGTGGAGCTGTCGCGGGGTCAGGTGCGGATGACCAACGAGAATATGCTGCGCATATACGCGGGCCAATCTCAATGAAATGTGATTTGGTCACGGTAAAATCGGTGGCGGCTGAGTACAATGTACTCAGCCGCTTTTGTATTTGGGTAAATCCACAGGAGGAACAGAAATGACGATGAACGTAGGCAGCGCGGACCGTGTGATCCGCATCGTAATCGGATTGGCCGTGATTGGCTGGGGCATTTGGGCGAAGAACTGGTGGGGCGCCCTGGGCGTTGTGCCGTTATTCACGGCGATGATCAATTGGTGCCCGCTTTACACGGTTTGCGGTGTGAAGACCACTTCGGCAAAATAATCGAGTCGGCGCGACTCGGTTGGGGCTGAGCAATCGGCCTCGCAATGCGGCCTCCGTCTCCCCCGGAGGCCGTTTTTTTACACACCGCTCACACCTTTTGCACAGGCCAACGCAAGAAATCCATGCTATACACGCAATATATGCACGCACATCACCACAAGAAAGAAAATCTTAGTGAATGTAATTAATCAATTTATGAAAATTCATGCACGTAGCACAACCTTTGCAAGGGTCCAGAATGTGTCTTGGTGGGCACAATCCCCGGGTCAACCGCTGCAGGAGGCTGACAATGACACGGTTTCTACACGTTCTGTTACTTTTGGCGCTGGTAAGCACCGCACTGGCCGCACCTCCCCCGACCAAACCGCTGACCGCGGTCAAACCGGTGGACGGCTCGGAACAGCCGCACTTTTCGAACATCCCCGATCCGACGCGCTATGGTCCACAGCGCGATGCGCTCGATGAACTGGTGGGCACGGCCTACGCCGGGGGAACAACCTGGTATGACTTCCAGCATAATGGAACGACGGGTAAGATGATTGATGTGGATGCCGAGGGCTTCGTCCACATCACCTGGACGAACGGCTTGAATTCGAGTTCATCGGAACGCCACGTTTACTACAACGTGTGGGATCCCGGCACGCAATCATTCACGATCAACAACGGTCAGGCAGATGGCTCCACTCGCGCGGGCTATGTTACTGGCGTTTCACTGGACAACGGCTTCTTCTTTCCGGGTTTCCACGAAGAGCTGACCACCGGCGGCACGGCGCATTCCGCCTCGTCTATTGACCTGATCGCCCGCGCGGGAGCATACACGGCTTTTGAACCCGGTTATCTCGAAGAGAATGGCGCGGAAATGGAGATCATCTGGCCGAAAATCGCCGAGGATCGCCACGGTAAACTTCACATGGTCTCAACGGAGAATCCGGCTTCCGGCGCGGCCGGTGATCCGCAGCGCATCTACTACTCGCGCGGTGAACCGCAGTTCGACGGCGATTTCGGATCAGAAATTGTCTGGGAGGGCGTTAACGGCACGACGGAGCTGCTGGAGCTCGATACCGTGATGGTCATTTCACCGGACGTTGCGTGCTCCGCATCAGCGACCGCGTGGTCATCGCGTGGTCGAAAAGCCGCGACGACTTGAACGACAATCCGACTCAGTACAATAACGATATCGTGTATATCGTGTCGGAAAACGGCGGCCAGACTTGGAGCGATGAAGTCAATATCACCAACTTCATTCCGCCCGATCTTGATTGCGCGTCAGGCGACACGCTGATCTGTGACATGGACACGTTCCGTACATACACCGACCTGTCGGTGATTCTGGATAACAACGACGACATTCATATTGCCTTCACGACGGTGCACTACTATTCGCTCGAAGGCACGATCTCGCGCTTTTCATCGCAGATCTGGCATTGGGGCAGCGACATGGGCTACATGACGCCGATCTTTGCGCACACCGCCGCCTATTTTGATACGAACTGGGCCACCGATCTGGGCGATTGGCAATACACGCTGCAGCGTCCTAATCTGGCGATTGACGACGAAACCGGCGAGGCTCTACTGCTGTTTCGTGCGCGCGGATTCGGCCAACTGGTCCGAAGGCGGCGTGCCCATGCAGGACATCTGGATCTCCAAGTCGTGGAACGACGGCGTAGCCTGGACGATGGCGCGCAACGTGACGAACACGAATACCGGCCAATTTATGCCGCCGGGCCAGAGCATGCACGAACGCGACGCCTCACTCGCGACCGAAGTCACCTCGAGCGGCGGCGTGAAGTTCTTGCACATGTTCTACGTTCTCGATCTGGATGCTGGCGGCGCGGTGGGCAACAACCCGACCGGCGTACCGACGTTGAATCCCGTGCATTATCAGCGGATTCCGGTTGATTCGATTCCGAACATGCCGCTCTGGCGCAACGACTGGCCGGTATTGCACGTGGATTCGACCGACATGCCGCCGCTCGTGACCACATCAGTTCCGACCGACGGCCCGGCGCTGCCGACGGCCTTTGCGCTCTACCAGAACTACCCGAACCCGTTTAATCCGGTGACCACGATTCAGTTCGACTTGTCACAGGCCAGTCGCGTCTCGCTGCGCGTCTTCAACGTCATCGGGCAAGAAGTCGCCATGCTGCTTGACAATGAGTCACTCAGTGCCGGGGTTCAGACCATCGAATTTGATGGTTCACAGTTGGGTTCAGGAGTCTATCTCTATCAGTTGGAGACTGCCGGATTGACGCAGACCCGCAAGATGGTTCTGCTCAAGTAACTCCCAAGCGGGAGCGGGTGCCCTTGGCAGAGGGTGTCCCAAGTGAGGCCCGTGCCGCGAGCCTCAAGTCAAAACGTGTACGGGCGCAAGCAGGTGTCGCTTCCGTACACGGATGCAGATCGGGCGAGGCTCGCGGTGGCCTCGCCCGTTTTTTTTTGAGGTAACTGCACGATCATAGTCCTATCTGGAGGGCGCCAAATTCCTTTCAGTAAGGAACAGTGCGTCGTCTACGACTCACAAACGTTGTGACACGGCAACACGATAACGATCAATTTATGATTATTAGTTAGAATGGAATTGAATAGCGCACCCGAACTCTGTCTCGTGCGGCCTGCACGTTGTCATTTATAAACATAAATTTATTAGATATTTGCGAGGGTCAGTTGTGTGACATTGACACATGAACACAAGCCTCCTCAAGTTTTCACTAAAATGGTGTATGTGGATGGTGTGGACAATCATGGCGAAGGCGACTTTTTCTATCTTGTTAGATGACCTTTAGATGTGAATATCCGATTTTGACACATTGTGAGAATGCCCGTATATTTTTGGCGCATGGGCAGGGATGGGTGGCAAGCGAACCAGAGGGACGACGAATGTTAGGTCTTATCAGTATGCTGCGCTCAGGTTTCGCGCGGCCGGTGCTGGGCACACCGGATCACGGGCGACAACTTCGCGGCACGCCGGACGCCGGAGCGACCGTCGCCGCAGATGGAATGAACGCCGCGTCGCCGTCTGCCGGAGCCATCGGCCAGGACGTGACCGCCGGCGATGCCGAGGAACCCGACGCACACACAGTGATCAACCAGGTCGCAGAGATGCAGCGCGAAATCAGTAGTCGCCCCATCCGCGAACTGGAACGACGTGCGGATCGGATGCTCGTGGGCGAAGGCAGCCATCGCGATGAACTCAGTCAGGTGTTGGCGCGGTTCGACGAATGGCGCAATGCGCTGCTGCCGTGGCTGATCCGCGAGCAGTATTTGCTGTTGCCCATTATCAAGCAAAGATGGCGGCGCACGCGGTGGCGACTCGGAGGAAGCGTATGTCGGTGAATACGCGGACATCGCGCGCAACGCCGCGGCGGACCACAACTTCCTACTGATGCTATCGGACGAACTCGACCGGGAGTTAGCCGTACTGAAGGGCAAGGAATCTTGCCCGCCGTCCATCGCTCGCTTTAGCTATGCATTCGGGAAATTTACGGAGTATCTGCGGGCCGAGTGCCACGTGGAAGACAACAAGCTGCTCCCACGTTTCATGGGCCATCAGACGGATCGGTAAGGCAAACTGAATCTCGAATAGCGCCGGATGACATCAGGTCATCCGGCGCTTTCGTTTGCGGCCAAGGGCACCTTTCGTATGTCACCTGTTCTTGACGCCTGATACCCACCGCGGATGCCACCGCCTCTCGAAGCGGGCGCGGGAAGATAATGTCCGGGCGTTGGGATTATAACTCAATATTTAATAATCTATTGAACAAGGCGTGTCGGTGCCATCCGAGGGCGACTAAAGGTTTCATTTTCAGGGATTTGTTCGTATAATTTAGGCTGGGAAGCTAACTTGGAGAACTCCCCTTGCGCGTCGTCACTCGTTGGACTTACTTTGCATTGCTGATATGTACATGTGCGTTGTGGGCCGATGTGCCCAAGCTGATTAGCTACCAGGGCGTTCTCACGGATGATCAGGGTCTGCCTGTGCATGACGGGACGCATGACATGTCGTTCGCGATCTATGCCGAGGCCACCGGCGGAACAGCCCTATGGTCGGTCAACCGTCCCGTCACAACGG harbors:
- a CDS encoding radical SAM/SPASM domain-containing protein, which encodes MKPLPALNLNSITPDMLQHWPLEYLRHLHLEMGQQCNVRCSMCYQTSFSPKDKLDDIVWKEKLLDAYAVIESITMQGGEPTVLPNCLELVRIITRDFPHVTLDTVTNGLMWNGEWEDAFLSQGKVLCLTDFDRSYAVRHRVAPVRSWQEMARPTGACPVGFDAMIVGYRGIVRPCCKSWYPFGDLMKSSLREVWSSRAAALFRGRMLRNDFRDCATSCDLNANPVNEKRSLARRGYWLLRREPDLALAKVKRKFGLSNAQVDLPVLNRSS
- a CDS encoding exo-alpha-sialidase: MLRISDRVVIAWSKSRDDLNDNPTQYNNDIVYIVSENGGQTWSDEVNITNFIPPDLDCASGDTLICDMDTFRTYTDLSVILDNNDDIHIAFTTVHYYSLEGTISRFSSQIWHWGSDMGYMTPIFAHTAAYFDTNWATDLGDWQYTLQRPNLAIDDETGEALLLFRARGFGQLVRRRRAHAGHLDLQVVERRRSLDDGAQRDEHEYRPIYAAGPEHARTRRLTRDRSHLERRREVLAHVLRSRSGCWRRGGQQPDRRTDVESRALSADSG
- a CDS encoding replication-associated recombination protein A; the encoded protein is MNEHLPPLAERMRPSNLGGYVGQEHLLGPDALLTRLIASGSIPSLILWGEPGTGKTTLARILATTLDYIFVPISAVATGVPELRKQLEAASLRRKAGQRTLLFVDEIHRWSKSQQDALLHAVEDGTVTLLGATTENPSFEVISPLLSRARVLRLESLGADQLRDLLRRALATDSELLSQRVTVADDAVDALLTLSGGDARALYNALELAAQIAPVRDGGRVIDRALVETAVLRRLPRYDKAGDQHYDTISAFIKSVRASDPDAALYYLARMLAAGEDPLFIARRLIILASEDIGNANPNGLVLAASCYSAVHAIGMPEARIVLSQCTTYLACSPKSNAAYVAIDKALEVVRAEQAPAAVPMHLRNPVTGLMKREGYGQGYVYPHDQPGHFVEIENLPAEHRGTQFYEPSNQGREAELGDRLTRWWSKRRKP
- a CDS encoding Crp/Fnr family transcriptional regulator, whose translation is MDAHEILSQFEFYQNAHDTLQAEILSHARVVTLDGGTEVYREGEVCERVAFVGDGSIRVFKRHDTGREITLYHVRQSESCILTASCVLTGKRYPATAIVESEHAVEAALLPPQHFHRWVHGEPVVRDYVFGLMSQRIADMMALIEEITFGKMDERIAHFLLDKFTGEGTYLRSIHVTHEQIADELGTAREVVSRLLKEFERAGALELGRGRVRMVNERLLRAFAGELL
- a CDS encoding DUF2892 domain-containing protein, with protein sequence MTMNVGSADRVIRIVIGLAVIGWGIWAKNWWGALGVVPLFTAMINWCPLYTVCGVKTTSAK
- a CDS encoding T9SS type A sorting domain-containing protein, which produces MFYVLDLDAGGAVGNNPTGVPTLNPVHYQRIPVDSIPNMPLWRNDWPVLHVDSTDMPPLVTTSVPTDGPALPTAFALYQNYPNPFNPVTTIQFDLSQASRVSLRVFNVIGQEVAMLLDNESLSAGVQTIEFDGSQLGSGVYLYQLETAGLTQTRKMVLLK
- a CDS encoding Crp/Fnr family transcriptional regulator; amino-acid sequence: MERLNILSQFEVFTTAPRDLREAMLEHGQVMRLESGARVFNEGDACQVVPFIGSGGVRVFKHNGARREVTLYHVGAGQSCVMTMSCTVNGCSYPASADVLPTGPLEFVGYPPQRMLGWIDKFPEMRSHYQQMMHQRMVHLFGLIEDLTFTRMDRRIASFLLQRFAGGGVFTPSLNITHEQIADELGSAREVVSRLLKEFERSGAVELSRGQVRMTNENMLRIYAGQSQ